A region of the Desulfovibrio desulfuricans genome:
AAAGGCGGTGCAGTATGATGGTACCGCTTGATTTCAGGCCTTGGTATCGAACGGGATTATTCCGTTTCTTTACTCTTAACAAAAAGCGGCGCATCCAGCGCTGCTAAATGAAAGGAAGGAAAATGAATTATCTTAGCTGGATACCAGTTGTTATAGCTGTGCTTCAGGCCATCAAAGATAATTGGGATGACTAGCTTGTACTCGGCTAACAAGAAGGAGCATGGACATGAGCTGTAAATGGGCATTTATAGGCGGCATACTGGCAGGGATCGCAGGAGTATTCACAGCGGCAGCGGTTTCGGTGGAATTGGAAAATCGGAAAGACGGCAGATGCAATGCCGAGGAAGAACCGAAAAGGCTGGCCTTGCCTAAAAGCGAAGGCAGGTAAAAATCACAGTTGATTCTTGGGCAGGGAAACGGGGACTTCCCGCTTCCTTGCCTTTGCTATACTTTTATTTTTCGACTGAAGTATCGGTCAAGTCGCAACGTATGTGTTCCATAGCCGAATTGCAGCAGAGTCACTGACAGACCACTGGAGGGGGCCGTTGCCACATTCACAGGTATATCGGTAGATATCGTTGGTTCTTCCATCCGGTCTTGAAGTTTCACGCTGAGGCATTTTGCCACACTTGGTACATGGCCGCATGGGAGGGAGGTATTCCTTGTTGCTCATGTGTGGAATATAGGCGTAGTTTGCAGTGCGTGTAAACCTCTAATGGCGTGAAAGTACATATACATTGTTTACTATCCATTCCCACCAGTTTTCATAAGCCGTGTGGGGAATGGTGTGGGGAAAAACAAAAAGGGCTTACAGCGGGTAGCTGTAAGCCCTTAAAATATATGGTGGGTCGTGCGGGGATCGAACCTGCGACTCTCTGCTTAAAAGGCAGATACTCTACCTACTGAGTTAACGACCCGTAGAGACGCGGAATATAGCGACAGCCTTAGCAACTGTCAAGCGCGTCTTGCAACAAAATGCCGATCAAACCCATATTTGCTCAAAAAGCCGCTATGCGCCCTTCTTTTCCAGCTTGGCCCATGTGTCGCGCAGCGTGGTTGTGCGGTTGAACACGGGCTTGGCATCAGTGCTGTCCTTGTCCTTGCAGTAGTAGCCAAGGCGCTCGAACTGCATCTTGTCCCCTGCCTTGAAAGTAGCCAGGGCCGGTTCCAGCAGGGCCTCCACCTTTGTGAGCGATTCGGGATTAAGGTTATCCAGAAACGTCTTGCCCTCGGGCGCGGCATTGGGGTTTTCCACCGCGAAAAGCTGGTCGTACAGGCGTACTTCTGCGGGGATGGCGTGTGCCGCCGACACCCAATGGATGGTTCCCTTCACCTTGCGGCCATCGGGGCTTTGCCCGCCCTTGCTTTCCGGGTCGTACACGCAGCGCAGTTCAACCACATTGCCCGCATCGTCCAGCACGGCCTCGCGGCAGGTGATAAAGTAGGCATAGCGCAGGCGCACTTCCGCACCTGGGGCCAGCCGGTGGAACTTCTTGGGCGGCTCAAGGCGGAAGTCGTCCCGCTCAATATACAGCTCGCGCGAGAACGGCACCTTGCGGCTGCCATAGGAGGCATCTTCCGGGTGGTAGGGCATGTCAAACTCTTCCACCTGGCCTACGGGATAGTTCTCAATAACCACCTTCACCGGGTCGAGAACGGCCATAACGCGCGGGGTATGCTCATTGAGATATTCGCGCACGCAGAACTCGAGCATGGAGTATTCCACGGTGGAATCGGCGCGGGCCAGACCGATACGGGAGCAGAATTCGCGCAGGGCCTCGGGCGGGATGCCCCGGCGGCGCATACCGCTCAGGGTGGGCATGCGGGGATCATCCCAGCCTGTAACGTGTCCTTCCTTCACAAGCTGAATGAGCTTGCGCTTGGAGAGTACCGTATAGGTGACATTGAGCCGCGCAAATTCGATCTGCTGCGGACGGTATGCACCGAGGGTTTTGAGCACCCAGTCGTACAGTTCGCGGTTATTGATGAATTCCAGCGTGCAGAGTGAGTGGGTAATACCCTCAATGGAGTCGGACAGGCAATGGGTATAGTCGTACATGGGGTAGATGCACCACTTGTTGCCCGTGCGATGGTGTTCCGCATGGCGGATGCGGTACAGCGTGGGATCGCGCATGACCACGTTGGGCGAGGTCATGTCGATCTTGGCGCGCAGCACTTTTTGACCATCGCCAAATTCGCCCGCGCGCATACGGCGGAACAGATCAAGGTTTTCATCGACGCTGCGGTTGCGCCAGGGGCTTTCGCGTCCGGGTTCGGTCAGCGTGCCGCGGTATTCGCGGATTTCCTCCGCCGAAAGGTCGTCCACATAGGCCTTGCCCATCTTGATGAGCTGCTCGGCGTAGTCATAGAGCTTCTCGAAGTAGTCGGAAGCGTAAAATTCGCGGTCGTCCCACACGCCGCCAAGCCAGCGCACATCCTCACGGATGGAATCAACGTATTCCGTTTCTTCCTTGGTGGGGTTGGTGTCGTCAAAGCGCAGGTTGCACAGCCCGCCAAACTCCCTGGCAACGCCAAAGTTAAGGCAGATGGACTTGGCATGCCCCAGATGCAGATACCCGTTCGGCTCGGGAGGAAAACGCGTGTGCACGCGATTGCCGAACCGGCCTGAAGCGTTGTCTTCAGTTATGCGGGTGCGGATGAAATCCAGGCCGACTTTTGCGGTATCGCCAGCGGCGGTGCCTTCAGCAACAGTGGCGGGTGTCGTATCATTTTCGGGGGCCATAATGCGCTCCAATAGTTCCATTTAATGGGAAGTCCATAAAATTACGCCAAGCTGCGCCCCCGGTCAATGCGTGGCTGTGCTGGCCGTGCACCCTCATGTTATGCGCTTTTATTCATAGATGGCAGAACATTCTTGACAGGTGCCGCCGTCTAGGCTAGCTTGCTTTTCTGCATTCTGGTTCGCTTAATTGCTGGCCTGATGCATGCGGAGAGGTGTCCGAGCCGGCCGAAGGAGCTCGCCTGCTAAGCGAGTATACGGGCTTAAACCTGTATCGAGAGTTCAAATCTCTCCCTCTCCGCCACATACGCAAGTAAAACGGCGAGTTACTGTCAAAGGTAACTCGCCGTTTTTGCGTTCTTGCGGGGTAGGAATTGGGGTGGTGCGGGGTGGCGTACATACCGCCGTACATACTTTTGGAGAATCTGTTTGAAAAACTTGTTACACTCTTTTGAATGCCCCACCCCAATTAGAGTGACCCATCTAATATACGGATAGTGATGACTAAGTGGCCTGGCTAATCGTATTAATGAACACAAAACACATGTTCCCCATTTCTGGCCTCTGTTCATCCAATATGGCATGCAGCCTGCCGCAAACTCAGCTAGATGTTTTTCTAGTCTTTGTCCCATATCGGTTTTCCAGGCCCTGTGCTTCCAGGAAATTGCCATCCCATGTGGGTTACAGAGTCGATAACAGTGCACGTAAGTCCCGCAACGTGCCGTTGAATGTTGCGCAGCCACACGATATCGATAGGCGTCACTAATTGTTTATTATTTTTGTCAATAAAAAATGGTACCGACCTACCATACTCATCTGGCTTCCTGTGCCACGCCCCATGACACAGGATGTTGCGAAGCTTTGCCGATTCTTTGATTTCATCCACCAGGGTGTCGATGTTTGGATTGGTCGAACCTGCATTGTTACGAACGGCCTTCCCGTATTTTTCAGCTAAATTCCAAAGCTGGTCGGTGAACACCTGCCGCAACTGCAGCAACCATGTTTCATAGGCAGCTTCGACTTCTTCGGCACTGGCATATCGGCGAGTCGCCGTGAATGCGAAAATGGCTTTTTTCAAAACTTCTTCAAGAAAGCTAAAGGTTGCGACTGCCCTACCAAGATGTTCCCAAAATTGCGCCGAATGCAGATTCGTGGGGTACAACGGAGGAAGGCCACCCCTATCAATCACATACCTCTTGATTTCCGATGATTCGTCACTCATTATACTGTCTCCACAAAAATTTGTGAGTGGGATTAACCTTTTGCCAACTATTGTGAAATTTCTGCAATTATTGTTGGTATTATTGTCTGTAACACCTATCATACAACTTTTCGGCTGTTTTTTCTAATACGGCTACAGGCCTCATTCTGACATTTCAAATTCGAAGATACGTTCGCCACAGATTAACCACGTGTGTATTGGTGGACCTACCTTTCTCGCCATCTCCGCCGCATACGCAAGTAAAACGGCGAGTTACCTTTAACAGTAACCCGACATTTTTGCGTCTAAATGGGGGAAAATTGAGGTCGGCTCGGGGTGGCGTGCATACCGCCATACATACTTTTGGGGAATCTGGTTAAAAAAACGATGGACGACTAAGCTGTTCCAGAGTGCTTCACTCCGTGGATATTTTGAACCTCTGGTAGGCTACCATTCGAAAAAGGTCGGTTCACCACCAAATTCTCTGAGAAGCAAGTCGAATCGCAAGTATTGC
Encoded here:
- a CDS encoding glutamine--tRNA ligase/YqeY domain fusion protein, producing MAPENDTTPATVAEGTAAGDTAKVGLDFIRTRITEDNASGRFGNRVHTRFPPEPNGYLHLGHAKSICLNFGVAREFGGLCNLRFDDTNPTKEETEYVDSIREDVRWLGGVWDDREFYASDYFEKLYDYAEQLIKMGKAYVDDLSAEEIREYRGTLTEPGRESPWRNRSVDENLDLFRRMRAGEFGDGQKVLRAKIDMTSPNVVMRDPTLYRIRHAEHHRTGNKWCIYPMYDYTHCLSDSIEGITHSLCTLEFINNRELYDWVLKTLGAYRPQQIEFARLNVTYTVLSKRKLIQLVKEGHVTGWDDPRMPTLSGMRRRGIPPEALREFCSRIGLARADSTVEYSMLEFCVREYLNEHTPRVMAVLDPVKVVIENYPVGQVEEFDMPYHPEDASYGSRKVPFSRELYIERDDFRLEPPKKFHRLAPGAEVRLRYAYFITCREAVLDDAGNVVELRCVYDPESKGGQSPDGRKVKGTIHWVSAAHAIPAEVRLYDQLFAVENPNAAPEGKTFLDNLNPESLTKVEALLEPALATFKAGDKMQFERLGYYCKDKDSTDAKPVFNRTTTLRDTWAKLEKKGA